A window of the Euzebya pacifica genome harbors these coding sequences:
- a CDS encoding aromatic ring-hydroxylating oxygenase subunit alpha, whose amino-acid sequence MTSAAVLDAEMQRVFDRCWLYVGHESEVAEPGEYRRRVVAGRSVIFVRGADDEVRVLHNSCPHRGAIVCRTDEGVATSFQCFYHAWTFATDGALRGVPGVQSYPEGFDQAERSLVPVARVESYRGFWFMCLDADAEPLRDYLADACELLDVIVDQSPSGRLRVVPGRQSYSIRANWKLLAENSYDSYHGTPTHQTYFSYLQATGGTSDQGDLKRRGAARPLGNGHACIEYSAPWGKPVARWVPTFGEQAREEMAVVRAQLHDQHGPERGARITDTMRNMVIFPNLVVNDIMSLTVRTFQPTGPDTMSVDAYALAPVEEEGEALHRRLQSFLEFLGPAGLATPDDAEALESCQIGFASGGVTHNDISKGYGTTERDGELQMRSWWREWNHRMTGQPRQALGDPTQPTERTADALAG is encoded by the coding sequence ATGACGTCGGCTGCGGTGCTGGATGCGGAGATGCAGCGGGTCTTTGATCGCTGTTGGTTGTATGTGGGTCACGAGTCGGAGGTGGCCGAGCCGGGGGAGTACCGCCGTCGGGTGGTGGCGGGCCGGTCGGTGATCTTCGTGCGTGGTGCCGACGACGAGGTGCGGGTGTTGCACAACAGTTGTCCGCACCGGGGTGCGATCGTGTGCCGCACCGATGAGGGGGTGGCGACGTCGTTTCAGTGCTTCTATCACGCGTGGACGTTCGCCACTGACGGGGCGCTTCGGGGGGTGCCGGGGGTCCAGTCCTATCCGGAGGGGTTCGACCAGGCGGAGCGGTCGTTGGTGCCGGTGGCGCGGGTGGAGTCCTACCGAGGGTTCTGGTTCATGTGCCTGGATGCCGACGCCGAACCGTTGCGGGACTACCTGGCTGACGCCTGCGAGCTGTTGGACGTCATCGTGGACCAGTCGCCGTCTGGTCGGTTGCGGGTGGTGCCGGGCCGGCAGTCCTACAGCATCCGGGCCAACTGGAAGCTGTTGGCGGAGAACAGTTATGACTCCTATCACGGCACGCCGACCCACCAGACCTACTTCTCGTATCTGCAGGCCACCGGTGGGACGTCGGATCAGGGCGACCTGAAGCGGCGGGGCGCCGCGCGGCCGTTGGGCAACGGGCATGCCTGCATCGAGTACTCCGCTCCGTGGGGCAAGCCGGTGGCCCGCTGGGTGCCCACCTTCGGGGAGCAGGCCCGGGAGGAGATGGCTGTGGTCCGCGCGCAGCTGCACGACCAGCACGGCCCCGAACGGGGTGCACGGATCACCGACACGATGCGCAACATGGTCATCTTCCCCAACCTGGTCGTCAACGACATCATGTCGTTGACGGTGCGGACCTTCCAGCCGACCGGCCCCGACACGATGTCGGTGGACGCCTACGCGCTGGCCCCGGTGGAGGAGGAGGGCGAGGCGCTGCACCGGCGGCTGCAGAGCTTCCTCGAGTTCCTCGGACCGGCCGGTTTGGCGACCCCTGATGACGCCGAGGCGTTGGAGTCCTGTCAGATCGGGTTCGCCTCCGGTGGGGTGACCCACAACGACATCTCCAAGGGCTACGGCACCACCGAACGCGACGGCGAGCTGCAGATGCGCTCGTGGTGGCGTGAATGGAACCACCGGATGACTGGCCAACCACGACAGGCGTTGGGCGACCCCACCCAACCGACAGAGAGGACCGCAGATGCCCTCGCCGGCTGA
- a CDS encoding aromatic-ring-hydroxylating dioxygenase subunit beta, protein MPSPAELERLVLAQRVETFIHHEMSLIDSWELDQWRDLLTDDAVYTIPSTNLQGDPATELGLIDDDRTRLHWRVERLKSARAHREYPWSRVRHYATNFRLLESNDEEIVAHVNVILYRYRYEQIDPFLGSIRYHLVDLPEEGLRIKARHARIDQQRLAPNGALSVIF, encoded by the coding sequence ATGCCCTCGCCGGCTGAACTCGAACGCCTGGTGCTCGCTCAACGCGTGGAGACATTCATCCATCACGAGATGTCCTTGATCGACAGCTGGGAGCTCGACCAGTGGCGCGACCTCCTGACCGACGACGCGGTCTACACCATCCCCTCAACCAATCTGCAGGGGGACCCTGCCACGGAGCTCGGCCTGATCGACGACGACCGGACCCGTCTGCACTGGCGCGTTGAGCGGCTCAAGAGCGCGAGGGCACATCGGGAGTATCCCTGGTCGCGGGTCCGCCACTACGCCACGAACTTCCGCCTGCTGGAGTCCAACGACGAGGAGATAGTCGCCCACGTCAATGTCATTTTGTACCGGTATCGCTACGAACAGATCGACCCTTTCCTGGGCAGCATTCGGTACCACCTGGTTGACCTGCCTGAGGAGGGCCTGCGGATCAAGGCCCGACATGCCCGGATCGACCAGCAGCGACTCGCGCCCAATGGTGCGCTCAGCGTGATCTTCTGA
- a CDS encoding SDR family NAD(P)-dependent oxidoreductase codes for MAVPTGRLDGQVVVVTGAVGYLGSALVERLSADGAIVAATDTRSAEEMPAERRQWTSFATADLGDAAAAEDFVAGVVDRHGRIDGLVNNAGGGIIASFEDHSIDSLTETIRRNLWTTLNMCVAVLPRMRLQGGGRVVNIGAESVRNGLLLHAGYNAAKGGVHGLTTGLAREYAPDGIIVNAIAPSGIHTERTDERLAQGDPGGLVEHAQSLIPMGRFAQPSEVAGAVKFLLSADASFITGQVISVNGGSSML; via the coding sequence ATGGCGGTCCCCACTGGACGCCTTGACGGGCAGGTTGTGGTCGTCACCGGAGCCGTCGGGTACCTCGGCTCTGCCCTGGTCGAGCGGCTGTCCGCCGACGGCGCGATTGTTGCCGCCACGGATACCCGGTCGGCTGAGGAGATGCCGGCCGAACGCCGCCAGTGGACGAGCTTTGCCACCGCAGACCTGGGTGACGCCGCCGCCGCTGAGGACTTCGTGGCAGGCGTGGTCGACCGTCATGGTCGCATCGACGGACTCGTCAACAACGCCGGGGGTGGAATCATCGCCAGCTTCGAGGACCACTCCATCGACTCGCTGACCGAAACGATTCGTCGCAACCTGTGGACGACCCTCAACATGTGCGTCGCAGTCCTGCCGCGAATGCGGCTCCAGGGCGGGGGGCGCGTGGTCAACATCGGCGCCGAGTCGGTGCGGAACGGCTTGTTGCTGCACGCCGGCTACAACGCGGCGAAGGGTGGGGTCCACGGGCTGACCACCGGTTTGGCGCGCGAGTACGCCCCGGACGGAATCATCGTCAACGCCATCGCGCCGTCCGGGATCCACACCGAGCGCACGGACGAACGGCTGGCCCAAGGAGACCCGGGAGGGTTGGTTGAGCATGCCCAATCCCTCATTCCGATGGGCAGGTTCGCACAGCCGTCCGAAGTCGCCGGCGCGGTGAAGTTCCTGCTGTCGGCGGATGCCTCGTTCATCACCGGACAGGTCATCAGTGTCAACGGCGGCAGCTCCATGCTCTGA
- a CDS encoding ABC transporter substrate-binding protein, whose amino-acid sequence MNLLEPNIRRLIAAAICTMLVLTACSADSDTADDDAVATSEDAPSDTAEETGDTESDPPGDAAEPDGDGGLITAEECATRGEEGSVSLGEVTFGGMQRSVSAPMIAYAQENGLLDAYGIDLEVVENTNPTTMYQEFVSGRYDVNLGDPIAHAAMAADGAPIRVLGGFNANLTWLVGTEDMEWTGPESLAGRRVAVLQGAGGYLLIRAALRQFHDFDIEEEAETVGAQSPPDALSQVMAGAADVGASFEVSISNAIVTNPEAGLVPVYNPNEDFAEFTDGETPWQTVLSFRDDQGADADTVQCLFLAFQEAAEALNDDVDLLDRLAVEHIGVEEGVYREAVESGRYVYDVRPMGEDIANDIRAMLEMREADDSYQGGEVPDSFYEGLTG is encoded by the coding sequence ATGAATCTGCTTGAGCCGAACATTCGGCGACTGATCGCGGCGGCGATTTGCACCATGCTGGTCTTGACGGCCTGCTCCGCTGACAGCGACACCGCCGACGACGACGCGGTGGCCACGAGCGAGGACGCTCCGTCCGACACTGCTGAGGAAACGGGGGATACTGAGTCCGACCCGCCGGGCGACGCCGCTGAGCCGGACGGGGATGGGGGCTTGATTACGGCTGAGGAATGCGCCACACGCGGTGAGGAAGGCTCGGTCTCGCTCGGTGAAGTGACATTCGGGGGTATGCAACGCTCGGTCTCCGCGCCGATGATCGCCTACGCCCAAGAGAACGGGCTGCTTGACGCGTACGGGATCGACCTGGAGGTGGTGGAGAACACCAACCCCACCACCATGTACCAAGAGTTCGTCTCTGGACGATACGACGTGAACCTCGGCGACCCGATCGCTCACGCCGCGATGGCGGCTGACGGTGCGCCCATCCGGGTCCTGGGCGGCTTCAACGCCAACCTGACCTGGTTGGTCGGGACCGAGGACATGGAGTGGACCGGACCAGAGTCGCTGGCCGGCCGCCGTGTCGCCGTCCTTCAGGGCGCCGGCGGCTACCTCTTGATCCGGGCGGCGCTGCGCCAGTTCCATGACTTCGACATCGAAGAGGAAGCCGAGACCGTGGGCGCCCAGTCGCCGCCCGACGCGCTCTCGCAGGTCATGGCAGGGGCCGCCGACGTCGGCGCGTCGTTCGAGGTCAGCATTTCCAACGCCATCGTCACCAACCCCGAGGCGGGCCTGGTCCCGGTCTACAATCCGAACGAGGACTTCGCGGAGTTCACCGATGGCGAGACCCCATGGCAGACCGTCCTGTCCTTCAGGGACGACCAGGGCGCTGACGCCGATACCGTGCAGTGCTTGTTCCTCGCCTTCCAGGAGGCTGCCGAGGCACTGAATGACGATGTCGACCTGCTGGACCGCTTGGCAGTTGAGCACATCGGCGTCGAGGAAGGCGTCTACCGCGAGGCCGTGGAGTCGGGGCGGTACGTGTACGACGTGCGACCCATGGGCGAGGACATCGCCAACGACATTCGCGCCATGCTGGAGATGCGCGAGGCCGACGACTCCTATCAGGGTGGTGAGGTCCCCGACAGCTTCTATGAGGGCCTCACCGGTTGA
- a CDS encoding ABC transporter permease, producing MAVVVVLVAVAVQLMSYAFPPYIVPPVPEIVVALGEVFAEYGSDMVDSIIRFVIAILAAMFGGWIIGLLMSLQRTIGRLGEAFFRLVLATPALSIMVFAVLWFRGIELRIFFVAFTLAVPFYVIAVYEAVKGLDRGLVDAVQQFRPTRWQMLRLVLIPYTVSHLILTTKSIASFTLRIIVFAEVIAATSGVGSAIVEAQANFRTDRIFAWTVILVAFSFVMLATVDRLERALLKWRPENSIG from the coding sequence GTGGCCGTCGTCGTGGTCCTCGTCGCGGTCGCCGTCCAGCTGATGAGCTATGCGTTTCCTCCCTATATTGTCCCCCCCGTGCCCGAGATCGTTGTCGCGCTCGGTGAGGTCTTCGCTGAGTACGGCAGCGACATGGTGGACTCGATCATCCGGTTCGTCATCGCCATTCTGGCGGCAATGTTTGGTGGCTGGATCATCGGTCTCTTGATGAGCCTCCAACGCACGATCGGCCGGCTCGGCGAGGCGTTCTTCAGGCTTGTCCTGGCCACACCGGCACTCTCGATCATGGTGTTCGCGGTCCTGTGGTTCCGCGGCATCGAGCTTCGCATCTTCTTCGTGGCCTTCACGTTGGCCGTGCCCTTCTACGTGATCGCGGTGTACGAGGCCGTCAAAGGCCTCGACCGCGGCCTGGTGGATGCCGTCCAGCAGTTCCGGCCCACGCGGTGGCAAATGCTGCGATTGGTGCTGATCCCCTACACGGTGTCCCACCTGATCTTGACCACCAAGTCCATTGCCTCCTTCACGCTCCGGATCATCGTGTTCGCGGAGGTGATCGCGGCAACGTCTGGTGTGGGCAGCGCGATCGTGGAGGCCCAGGCCAACTTCCGAACTGATCGCATCTTCGCGTGGACCGTGATCCTCGTGGCGTTCAGCTTCGTCATGCTGGCCACCGTTGACCGCCTTGAACGCGCACTGCTGAAGTGGCGACCGGAGAACTCAATCGGATGA
- a CDS encoding ABC transporter ATP-binding protein yields MTNPSKSNAVSLTDVAVRFGDVTAVEGLSFDVRTGERVAILGRTGAGKSTVLNLVVGNLAPASGQVRVVGLDPVGDADAMQGRLAMAFQSPQLLPWRTALNNVTLGLEVLGISKNERTDRATRWLERVHLEDALDRYPAQLSGGMAQRVSLARAFAIDPDLVLLDESFSALDEVTSAALRSDFVELAEQAEQSALIVTHNIQEAFEVAHRVLVLARPAKCVGEFITAEHDLEDPSVMSALRESVRGLMEQDASARNDEQERRASPVSRN; encoded by the coding sequence ATGACCAACCCTTCAAAATCAAACGCCGTCTCGCTGACTGACGTCGCGGTGCGCTTCGGCGACGTGACCGCTGTCGAGGGGTTGTCCTTTGACGTGCGAACCGGTGAACGGGTGGCCATCCTCGGCAGAACCGGCGCCGGCAAGTCAACGGTCCTGAACCTCGTCGTTGGCAACTTGGCTCCGGCGTCTGGTCAGGTCCGCGTCGTAGGGCTTGACCCCGTTGGGGACGCGGACGCGATGCAGGGCCGCCTCGCAATGGCCTTCCAGAGCCCGCAACTCCTGCCGTGGCGGACCGCACTGAACAACGTCACCCTCGGCTTGGAGGTGCTCGGCATTTCCAAGAACGAACGTACCGACCGGGCCACACGATGGCTGGAGCGGGTTCATCTGGAGGACGCACTGGACCGGTACCCCGCACAACTCTCAGGGGGAATGGCGCAACGGGTCTCCCTGGCCCGGGCTTTCGCCATCGATCCGGACCTCGTCCTGCTCGACGAGAGCTTCTCTGCGCTGGACGAAGTGACATCGGCTGCTCTGCGCAGCGACTTCGTGGAGCTGGCTGAGCAGGCGGAGCAGAGTGCGCTGATCGTCACCCACAACATCCAGGAGGCCTTCGAGGTCGCGCACAGAGTCTTGGTCCTTGCTCGACCGGCCAAATGCGTAGGGGAGTTCATCACCGCCGAACACGACCTCGAAGACCCCAGCGTCATGTCTGCGCTCCGCGAGTCGGTGCGAGGCCTGATGGAACAGGACGCGTCGGCCCGCAACGACGAGCAGGAACGTCGGGCCAGCCCGGTTTCCCGCAACTGA